A single region of the Drosophila takahashii strain IR98-3 E-12201 chromosome 2R, DtakHiC1v2, whole genome shotgun sequence genome encodes:
- the sug gene encoding zinc finger protein GLIS2 homolog: MDIVQKSIFNSGPARGIYEPPVGYFTPYNTPPYIAAYSDSGTWLADHHQQMQHIRFPTPPITPPRPVAGYGYSQRTQSVIMKAHGQQDDLCRSPVEFQEESKSCSSGSECGTSDFVCNWIECDRVFDTLEALAQHVTQRHAIASLTDGLYYCRWRGCQRSERGFNARYKMLVHTRTHTKEKPHRCHLCEKSFSRAENLKIHIRSHSGEKPYKCSFEGCQKAYSNSSDRFKHTRTHSMEKPYMCKVAGCQKRYTDPSSLRKHVKTFKHSIHLIASQPLSLPSAPCLLEASSESAFTCLPAAGSVESTCSSSSARYYDDSNNEPSDYSLKPKPDAEFSPSYWLSERQHSYLHSEDFFVKMDVESPLDLRIHRI, translated from the exons ATGGATATAGTACAAAAGTCAATCTTCAACAGCGGCCCAGCCAGAGGGATATACGAACCGCCCGTCGGCTACTTCACGCCCTACAACACCCCGCCGTACATCGCAGCCTACTCGGATTCGGGCACTTGGCTGGCGGATCACCACCAGCAGATGCAGCACATCAGGTTCCCCACGCCGCCCATCACCCCACCGCGTCCTGTCGCCGGATACGGATATAGCCAGCGCACCCAGTCCGTGATCATGAAGGCCCACGGCCAGCAGGACGACCTCTGCCGGAGTCCCGTGGAGTTCCAGGAGGAGAGCAAGTcctgcagcagcggcagcgagtGCGGCACCAGCGATTTCGTGTGCAACTGGATCGAATGCGATAG GGTTTTCGACACACTGGAGGCTCTGGCGCAGCACGTGACCCAGCGACATGCGATCGCCTCCCTCACAGACGGACTCTACTACTGCCGCTGGAGGGGATGCCAGCGCAGCGAACGGGGATTCAATGCCCGCTACAAGATGCTCGTCCACACCCGCACCCACACCAAGGAGAAGCCCCACCGCTGCCACCTGTGCGAGAAGTCCTTCTCGCGGGCGGAGAACCTCAAGATCCACATCAGGTCGCACTCCGGCGAGAAGCCGTACAAGTGCAGCTTCGAGGGCTGCCAGAAGGCGTACTCGAACTCCTCGGACCGCTTCAAGCACACCCGCACCCACTCGATGGAGAAGCCGTACATGTGCAAGGTGGCCGGCTGCCAGAAGCGCTACACGGATCCCTCCTCGCTGCGCAAGCACGTGAAGACCTTCAAGCACAGCATCCACCTGATCGCCAGCCAGCCCCTCAGCCTGCCCAGCGCCCCTTGCCTCCTGGAGGCCAGCAGCGAGTCCGCCTTCACATGCCTCCCGGCCGCCGGCAGCGTGGAGtccacctgctcctcctcctccgcccgcTACTACGATGACTCCAACAATGAGCCCAGCGACTACTCGCTGAAGCCCAAGCCAGATGCGGAATTCTCGCCCAGCTATTGGCTAAGCGAGAGGCAGCACAGCTACCTCCACAGCGAGGACTTCTTCGTCAAGATGGACGTGGAGTCGCCGCTGGACCTGCGCATCCacagaatttga